The following proteins are co-located in the Spea bombifrons isolate aSpeBom1 chromosome 3, aSpeBom1.2.pri, whole genome shotgun sequence genome:
- the SNRPB2 gene encoding U2 small nuclear ribonucleoprotein B'', producing MDIRPNHTIYINNLSDKVKKEELKRSLYALFSQFGHVMDIVALKTMKMRGQAFVIYKELSSATNALRQLQGFPFYSKPMRIQYAKTDSDLVAKMRGTFADKEKKKDKKKNKAQDSAANTANKKPALGETPNANNTSPGATQSLQVPDNPPNYILFLNNLPEETNEMMLSMLFNQFPGFKEVRLVPGRHDISFVEFENETQAGAARDALQGFKITPSHAMKITYAKK from the exons ATGGACATTCGGCCAAATCACACAATTTACATCAACAACCTAAGTGATAAGGTCAAGAAAGAAG AACTGAAGAGATCTTTGTATGCCCTGTTTTCCCAATTTGGCCATGTCATGGACATCGTAGCCTTGAAGACTATGAAGATGAGAGGACAAGCTTTTGTAATATATAAGGAACTTAGCTCGGCCACAAATGCTCTGCGTCAATTGCAAGGGTTTCCTTTTTATAGTAAGCCAATG CGTATCCAGTATGCAAAGACAGACTCTGATCTAGTAGCGAAGATGCGTGGTACGTTTGCAGAcaaggagaagaagaaagacAAGAAGAAGAACAAGGCTCAAGATTCCGCAGCGAACACGGCAAATAAAAAGCCAGCACTG ggagagACACCAAATGCAAATAATACTTCTCCAGGAGCCACACAGAGCCTGCAG GTTCCTGATAACCCACCAAACTACATCCTATTCCTTAATAATTTACCTGAGGAAACCAATGAGATGATGCTTTCAATGTTGTTCAACCA GTTTCCTGGCTTCAAGGAAGTGCGGTTAGTACCTGGAAGACATGACATTTCCTTTGTAGAGTTTGAAAATGAGACTCAAGCAGGAGCTGCACGGGATGCACTTCAAGGATTTAAGATAACACCATCCCATGCCATGAAAATCACATATGCTAAAAAGTAG